The window AGTAGGATTTAATTCTATTGCTCTTACCCGAGTTAATATCGATAGAGTTAGTTACATGTATAGAGTTAGAGTCTACATGATTTCTATTCTGTAAAGGTTTTCGTATTTCTCGCTATGTGTGTAGCAATAAATACAGGATACCGAAGCCCTTTCAACTAGGTCTAAGATTTTTAGGTGTTCTGCCCTCGGTAGTAGGATGTACAGCTTTTGCTAGGTGTTTACGGCTTTAGTATAGAGGGTGAGGTGCTAAGGAAGTTGTTGATGAGTAGAGACTAATATGTCTTGGGCAAAACTTACGTAACAGTTAGGGGTATCAGGATCAACAATTAGTAGAGTTGTGAAGAGCTTATAACAAGAGGATTTATAATCGATATACATCCAAGACTTGGCTACAGACTTGCAGATCTTGATAAATTGCAGTAAATCCACAAGTATTAGATTACCTAGACACTAGAGTTAAATGACCTAACGATGTTCTTGATAACGAGAAGAAAGTTGCAGGAATATTTATAGAGGGTAGTGTTGAGGGAGACATAATACAATATATTATTATCGTAGGTATAGAAGTAGATGTAAATAGTACGCTTCCTCAAGAACTGCTAGAGATAGCTACAACATTAAAGGATTCTATAGGAGCAGATATTCCGAGGATACAGCTACTACTAGATATCCTCAAAAGCATTGACTATGTCTATAAACTACTTAAGCAGGATCTAGTAGCAGAGATCGTGAGAATGTGGAGGAGATATTCATCAACATTAAACAGATACATAAAGCCATCACAGTAGACGAGAAGCTCGAAGGTATGGCAGAAAATGTAGAGAACAGAGGGTTCTAAAAATTAGAACAACAAGTAGCAACATAGTTAAAGTCTACATAGGGGATATAGTTTATCTACGAGAACAAAAACCGTTACAACCTCTAGTAATACTCCATTCTACACCTAAATCACAGAAAAACTATAATCTATACCTAGACGCCGAAAAATTTCCACAAAAAATCAAGAGAACAAGCAGAAGCCTGGAACAATAGATGCTTTAAGATTTTTATCAAGTTTTTTAAGGGTTATATTATTAGACTTTGATATTACACTAGTTAAATTACCTATTGACTGGGCTAGCTTAAGGAGATTGCTGATCAATGAGAATATTTTGTATCCATGAGTTAGAGCACTTAATAGATGTCTATAGACTAGGCTATATACCAATACTTGTTACATCGAATCTGTATCTAATATGTAGAGGCTATAGACTTGGTGTTCTAGCAAGAGCTAACGAGAAAATAATGATTATGCTTTTTAGACACCATTGCAAATAAACCGCAGTGAAGCATAATATCATAGTGATAGCTATATAAGTCTTATATTACTCATAACTGCTAGTAGAAGAACAGCAAAGATTTAAGTGGGGTAACTAATTGTCCAAATATGCTGTAGTAGGACATCACTACTGGAATAGACCTGGAGGTAGCCAGTTTGTATGTGCTGCAGCTACATATGCTTTGCAAACAATTGGCTATACACCTATTCTAACATCCGTTGGTCCTATTGATTCTGGTAACTATTATGATTGGTTTGGAATTGATTTAAGTAAATATACGAGTATCTCGTTAACATCATTAAAGCTTAGGGCTTTCGGAATATATTTAAGATTACTTATTTGGAGAGCTATTAAGAAAGCCATAGACAAGTATAGTGCTCAGCTTATTTTCACCGATGAATGTACGTATAAGCCTCTTATAGAATACATAAAGAATAGGGAAATAATGTTAGTAGAGTATATACACTTCCCTATGGAGATATACATAGATAAGAGATTTAAGGGAACAGGTCTATATTATAATGAAGACCCATACATTACCGAGAGATACAGTAAGTTCCCTATGAACATCTATTGGCAGATATACGTAAAATCTCTCCCCAGATATATGCGTGAAAATCCATTCGAAATTTCATCACTTGTTTTGGCAAATTCAAAGTGGACAGCTGAATTAGTTAAACAGATACATGGAGAACCCCCAGAAATTCTAAATCCGCCTATTCCCCCGAATATTGAAGTAGTTAACAAAACTAAAGATTGGATATCTAGAAATAATTCAGTGGTTATGCTTGGAAGATTCTCAGAAGAAAAAAGATATCACTGGGTAATAGATAGAGTATTGCCAAAACTTAAGAAAGAAATCGATGACGTGAAGCTGTATATACTAGGTGATGCTAAAACTAAAACAAGTTTAAACTACTTAAACAGAATAGAATATTTAGCAAAGAAAAATAACTTTAAGACCTCAAGATCGCTTAACTTAGAGGCTAATGTATATCTTATTGCAAATGCTTCAAGATCAACAATAAAAAACATTATGGATTCATCTAAAATATTCCTCCATGCAACAATAAATGAACATTGGGGTATAGCAGTAACAGAAGCAATGGCTAGAGGTCTGCCTACTGTAGTACATAAATCGGGAGGTTTATGGAGCGATCTTATAGAATATGGAACACATGGTTTAGGATACAGTGATCCAGAAGAAGCAGTGAAAGCTGTAACAAAGCTATTAACAGATGAAAAGACATGGAATTACTATTCAAGTAAATCGATTGAAAAAGCTCGCAGCCTTACTATAGAGGAATTTGTAGCTAAGTTGGCAGTACTTATGAGCACTAAGATGCATTAGAAAACCAGAATAGATCAATGATCTATAGAAGTCAACGCAATAGTTAAACAAAATGAAGCCGCCATATACATCAATCTAGTTCATTAAGCAACCTCATAATTTTGGTGACAATCTGTTTATGTACATCAAAATAGAAGAATGGTCAAAAATATAGCAGATAACGCTATGTCAATGCTTGTTACATAGTATTTGATCTTAATTTAATTCAATTAAGCTAATCATACCAATATTTTTGATTCACGTTTAAACATATACTGTAGTTATCGACAATAAAAATGAATAAATTAGTAATTTGAAATATTAACAACAAATTTTAGTTAGAGAGGAGATAGCTAGGTGAGGTGATGGTTCATGAATATTGCTGCTATAATTGTTACGTATAATCCAAAGTTAAGCAGATTTATAAAAGTATTTAATTCTGTCAGTAATCAAGTCAATGGCATTGTTATTGTAGACAATAATTCGCAGAATAAGGAGGTAATTAAGAGTATTTGCAATGATGTTGATGTGTGCGTATTTATAGAAATAGGGTTTAATTCTGGAATAGCTTATGCATTAAAGGTGGGCATTAATCATGCTGTTAATCACTTTAATTGTAAATGGATTCTATTGTTAGATGATGATACCATATTATTGGAAGGTGCTATAGATAAAGCATTCAAAATATTTGAAAATCTACCTAGTTTATTAAAGAATAGAATAGGGTTAATAGCTCTTACCTCGGTTAATGGAGACTGCAAAATCCAGAGAGTGGTCTACGGTATTTTTTCAGGATCTATAGTTAAAAGCGATGTTGCTATAAAAGCTTGTTGTAGAGACAACTTCTTTTTAGATCAAGCTGATTTTGATTTCTATGCTAAAATTAGAGAATTAGGATATT is drawn from Ignisphaera sp. and contains these coding sequences:
- a CDS encoding glycosyltransferase family 4 protein; the protein is MSKYAVVGHHYWNRPGGSQFVCAAATYALQTIGYTPILTSVGPIDSGNYYDWFGIDLSKYTSISLTSLKLRAFGIYLRLLIWRAIKKAIDKYSAQLIFTDECTYKPLIEYIKNREIMLVEYIHFPMEIYIDKRFKGTGLYYNEDPYITERYSKFPMNIYWQIYVKSLPRYMRENPFEISSLVLANSKWTAELVKQIHGEPPEILNPPIPPNIEVVNKTKDWISRNNSVVMLGRFSEEKRYHWVIDRVLPKLKKEIDDVKLYILGDAKTKTSLNYLNRIEYLAKKNNFKTSRSLNLEANVYLIANASRSTIKNIMDSSKIFLHATINEHWGIAVTEAMARGLPTVVHKSGGLWSDLIEYGTHGLGYSDPEEAVKAVTKLLTDEKTWNYYSSKSIEKARSLTIEEFVAKLAVLMSTKMH
- a CDS encoding glycosyltransferase, with product MNIAAIIVTYNPKLSRFIKVFNSVSNQVNGIVIVDNNSQNKEVIKSICNDVDVCVFIEIGFNSGIAYALKVGINHAVNHFNCKWILLLDDDTILLEGAIDKAFKIFENLPSLLKNRIGLIALTSVNGDCKIQRVVYGIFSGSIVKSDVAIKACCRDNFFLDQADFDFYAKIRELGYLTLLIKCKLIDHKLGTLLWIPVISNIAGRPLPYELPWRFYYLVRNSSILLKEGKMDFRFYITQIFGWGIKILFKDGFRKFIKPLSLGILHALLNREGFLAPIIFE